One stretch of Chloroflexia bacterium SDU3-3 DNA includes these proteins:
- a CDS encoding metal-dependent hydrolase: MSAIGRDTTLTWLGHATWHILSPGGKRLLIDAWLGSSPTFPASWAARLHDEGVDYILITHGHMDHIGDLLGIAEQTKATLVCQFDIVPWLVANGVPEERIIGFNKGGAVDLGGVQATMTNATHSSTVHHQGQIIPMGTEAGYVLRMENGFTIYHTGDTAVHADMQIIGALYQPELTILPIGDHFTMGPRQAAYALKLIGSRYALPSHYGTFPLLRGTPDQLRQHLAEFAVQCDVLAPKPGEPVS, from the coding sequence GCTATCGGACGTGACACCACCCTCACATGGCTCGGCCACGCCACCTGGCACATCCTCTCGCCAGGCGGCAAGCGCCTGCTGATCGACGCCTGGCTTGGCTCCAGCCCGACCTTCCCGGCCAGCTGGGCGGCCAGGCTGCACGATGAGGGCGTGGACTACATCCTGATCACCCATGGCCATATGGACCACATCGGCGACCTGCTGGGCATCGCCGAGCAGACCAAGGCCACCCTGGTGTGCCAGTTCGACATCGTGCCCTGGCTGGTGGCCAACGGCGTACCCGAGGAGCGGATTATCGGCTTCAACAAGGGCGGCGCGGTCGACCTAGGCGGCGTGCAGGCCACTATGACCAACGCCACCCACTCCAGCACGGTGCACCACCAGGGCCAGATCATCCCTATGGGCACCGAGGCGGGCTATGTGCTGCGCATGGAGAACGGCTTCACCATCTACCACACCGGCGACACCGCCGTGCACGCCGACATGCAGATCATCGGCGCGCTCTACCAGCCCGAGCTCACCATCTTGCCAATTGGCGACCACTTTACCATGGGGCCGCGCCAGGCCGCCTACGCGCTCAAGCTGATCGGCTCGCGCTACGCCCTGCCCAGCCACTACGGCACCTTCCCGCTGCTGCGCGGCACGCCCGATCAATTGCGGCAGCACCTGGCCGAATTCGCAGTACAATGCGATGTGCTCGCACCCAAGCCGGGCGAGCCTGTTTCCTAG